The Stackebrandtia nassauensis DSM 44728 genome includes the window GAACAGGTCGACGTCATCGACACGATGACCCCGCAGGACTTCCTCGAGTTCCGCAACCGGCTGGCCCCCGCCTCGGGCTTCCAGTCGGTGCAGTTCCGGGAACTGGAATTCCTGTCCGGACTCAAGGACCCCGGATATCTGGAGCGCTTCCGCGGCCTGTCGGAGGACGAGAGCCAGCGACTGCGCCGCCGCCTGACCGAACCGAGCCTGTGGGACGGCTACCTGGCCGCCGTCCGCCACGCCGGTTTCGCCACCGAGACCCGCGACGAACGCGTCGCGGCGCTGCGCGAGATCGCCGCCGACCGGCAGTCCTACGGGCAGCTGTGGGACCTTGCCGAGAGCCTCGTCGACCACGACCAGGCGCTGAGCCTGTGGCGCGCCCGCCACGTCCTGATGGCCGAGCGCCAGATCGGCACCAAACCCGGCACCGGCGGCAGCGCGGGCGGCACCTATCTGAGGTCCCGTGTGGAGCTCCGCTGCTTCCCCGAACTCTGGGAACTGCGCAGCTTGATGTAGGGGTCTCCCGGTTTCGTGCCAAGGCCGGTGCGATGGCTTGGTGGCCCTGGGTGGCTTCCATAGGGTTGTTCCCAGAACCTTCATTGGGAGCCCACCATGAACCAAGTACTCGCCGACCGCTATCGGATCGACACCGAGCTGGCGCGCGGAGCCGCCGGTGTCGTCCACCGCGCCCACGACCGGATCACCGGTGAGGACGTCGCGATCAAGATCCTGCACGCCGACGCCGCCTCCGAGCCCGCCGTGGCGACGGCCTTTTTGGACGAAGCCGAGGTGCTGACCGAACTCAACCACCCCGGCATCGTGCGTCCCCGTGACCTCATCGTCAACGGAACCCTGATGGCCCTGGTGATGGACCTGGTGGACGGTGTGGACCTGCGGCGCGTGGTCATCGACGGCGGCCCGCTGCCGTCCCGGCGCGCGGCCG containing:
- a CDS encoding tryptophan 2,3-dioxygenase, with amino-acid sequence MANDLDPRFGEQGGKLTYGSYLRIPELLAQQHPASNPEAHDELLFITIHQVYELWFKLLLHELDDARDRMLDGESYRPRVRLDRCHTILKVLIEQVDVIDTMTPQDFLEFRNRLAPASGFQSVQFRELEFLSGLKDPGYLERFRGLSEDESQRLRRRLTEPSLWDGYLAAVRHAGFATETRDERVAALREIAADRQSYGQLWDLAESLVDHDQALSLWRARHVLMAERQIGTKPGTGGSAGGTYLRSRVELRCFPELWELRSLM